A single window of Nicotiana sylvestris chromosome 3, ASM39365v2, whole genome shotgun sequence DNA harbors:
- the LOC104229736 gene encoding pentatricopeptide repeat-containing protein At5g61990, mitochondrial-like, with the protein MLYRFISKSSHPLLLTLVSSKTHFLNPKSSFSIPKRNFFPNNSFFFSTGNNNGKDSDPLYTWKLSSETDESAFNEYSASVEGTERRVFDGGFWSKQLKGSCTDELTIKKSGLSKPSVSVYSEKTLETIEILKGGGEDLTHRLSLVAPKLSFKLIIEIFERVNEQRISGLKFFNWLRDSYPEFYRSAYVNSLIICNCGLLDDYKTMLSLLVEFKAEEICLTDKAFGFLTLCGSSKDSLMNSTRKVVDMINEIGGSCRGSGVYGLIEMFCCLDLFDMATFVIEITERTASHYNILIRKRCKAGHIEEARAIINEMFEFGCSPNTNSYNYLLGTLCKNDKMEDVSIVLEEMRNKGLNLDAITYETLVYHSSSRGRVDIASEFLKLMVNENVEPRSTTHAAYLKVLLEAGEREKAYKYVIDMSAKYNHCVNVLYSLLVRLHQKKGDLMTAQNILNEMIDKGLKPDFGVFIEIVKQLQKTGRKSISRDLRTKYSVFYCSDIQKASNS; encoded by the exons ATGCTCTATCGCTTCATCTCAAAATCTTCACACCCCCTATTGCTAACCCTAGTTTCCTCCAAAACCCACTTCTTAAACCCTAAATCCTCATTTTCCATTCCCAAGCGTAATTTCTTTCCCAACAACTCCTTTTTCTTCTCCACAGGTAACAACAATGGCAAAGATTCAGACCCTTTATATACTTGGAAGCTCTCTTCTGAAACTGATGAATCAGCGTTCAATGAATATTCAGCAAGTGTTGAGGGAACAGAAAGACGGGTTTTTGATGGTGGGTTTTGGTCTAAACAACTTAAAG GTTCTTGTACTGATGAATTGACAATCAAAAAGAGTGGACTTAGTAAGCCTTCGGTAAGTGTGTATTCAGAAAAAACTTTGGAAACAATTGAGATTCTCAAGGGTGGTGGGGAAGACTTGACGCACAGGTTAAGTTTGGTGGCTCCAAAACTATCATTCAAGCTCATCATTGAGATTTTTGAGCGTGTGAATGAACAAAGAATATCTGGATTAAAGTTCTTTAATTGGCTTCGAGACTCGTATCCTGAATTTTATCGCAGTGCTTATGTCAATAGTCTGATTATATGTAATTGTGGATTGTTAGATGACTATAAAACAATGCTCTCTTTGTTGGTAGAGTTTAAGGCAGAAGAAATTTGTTTAACTGATAAGGCTTTTGGGTTCTTAACTTTATGTGGATCGAGTAAGGATTCATTGATGAATTCTACAAGGAAAGTGGTTGATATGATAAATGAGATTGGAGGATCCTGTCGTGGTTCTGGTGTTTATGGATTAATCGAGATGTTCTGTTGCTTGGACTTATTCGATATGGCAACATTTGTAATAGAGATCACTGAAAGAACAGCTTCTCACTACAATATTTTGATCCGTAAGAGGTGTAAGGCAGGCCACATTGAAGAAGCACGCGCTATTATCAACGAGATGTTTGAATTTGGTTGTTCTCCTAACACCAATTCATATAACTACCTGCTTGGCACATTGTGTAAGAATGATAAGATGGAAGATGTGTCTATTGTGCTCGAAGAAATGAGAAATAAGGGTCTCAATCTAGATGCAATAACTTATGAAACTCTAGTATATCATTCATCTAGCCGTGGTCGGGTTGACATTGCCtccgaatttttgaagttgatgGTAAATGAGAATGTGGAACCTCGTTCTACTACTCATGCTGCCTATCTTAAGGTTTTGCTTGAGGCGGGAGAGCGTGAGAAAGCATATAAGTATGTGATTGACATGAGTGCCAAATATAACCACTGTGTCAATGTACTATACAGCTTGCTGGTGAGGCTTCATCAGAAGAAAGGAGATCTTATGACTGCTCAAAACATTCTTAATGAAATGATTGACAAGGGTCTCAAGCCGGACTTTGGAGTTTTCATTGAAATTGTAAAGCAGCTCCAGAAGACGGGCAGGAAATCTATATCTCGAGATCTTAGGACCAAATACTCAGTTTTCTATTGTAGTGACATACAAAAAGCTAGCAATTCTTAA